The following nucleotide sequence is from Acinonyx jubatus isolate Ajub_Pintada_27869175 chromosome E3, VMU_Ajub_asm_v1.0, whole genome shotgun sequence.
CTACATACACCAAAAAAAGCTCAAAGCACTGACAAAGGCCCCCATGCTAGCCCCCAACTCTCACCAGAAGTCCACATCTTTGTCGGGTCAGAATGTAGGCAAGCCCAGACTCTCCCTCAACCCCTGCCGTGAGCTGTGCACGCACCTGGAAGTCCCCATTGTGCACACTGTACAGGGACTGGAAGAAGGCCACTGGAGACGGCACGTTCTGGTAGAAGCTTCTCTTCACCCTGGGGCCAAGAGAGGACACCTGGAGGCCTATGCACGCCCAAGGAGGGGCCCTTGGAGGCCCAGCTCCAGGAGGCATGATGTCCCCGCAGGAGCTTTGCTCCCTTCCAGCCAGAGGTGGCCCTGCTTCACCTGGGCTGCTGCCATTCTTACCTCTTGTTGGCTCCAAGACCCGACACTTGCCCCTGTGGCCTCCCTGGCTAAGGGCCCCATAGAACTGACTTATACCAAGACACGTGTCCTTTACAGGGTGAGCTGTCATGGTGGGTTCAGGGCTACAAGGTGACCGCTTGTGTCCACAGCCCACAGAGGGAGCTGGCACCTTCGGGAACCACACTTGTGCTCCTGGCAGACAGGGGGCAGCTTCCTACCCCACCTGACTCCTCACTGAGCAACAGACCCACTGGCCCTGCCACGAGGATGTGGCACAGGGCTCCAACACAACAGGTCCCCAGCAGCCTCACCAGCCTCCCAGGGGAGGAAGTGGCCTCTCCAGCTCCCCACCTCAAGAGTCCCCAGTCCCACCTCATCTGACCCCTAGGTTTCTCTTCCTAAGACCTGGCAATTTCCTCCACTTTGctccccctctgcttctctctcctccttccggACACCACCACTGGCCTCCCAGCAGGTCCTCTCCATATCCTTGTACCCCCAAAATgtattctcaaaatataaaccAGATCTTGTCGCACACAGTTTCACACACTTCAGGCATTTTCTTATGCTCCCAGGTCGAGCCTGGCCTTCACAGCCCCACCAAGCACCCGCTTCCTCACCTGGCAACTGAGGAACTCCCCCACAGGTCCAGGGCAGAGAGTTAAaaaccccccaccccatccagggCCAGAGGTTTGGCCCGAGATGCCCCACCTACCACACACCTACACACAGACATACtgactcacatgcacacacattgaCATGCACACGGAAACTCACCCAGAGTCACATgaacacatgcgcgcgcacacacacacacacacacacaccccttggcTACCGACCTGGGTGAAAGCTTGAACAGGAGGCAGGTCAGGCTGGTCAGTAGCAGAAAGACAGGTACAGCGACAAGGGTGCCGTCAGGCTGCCCCCGAGGTGATAACAGGGGGCCTGTGGGTAGGAAGGGCCCAGGGTCGTGAGCCTCCTTGGCACCAGGATGTCCTTCCCAGTCCACATGGCAAAGCACCCCTGGGAGCGCCCCGGGCCACAGTGGAAATTTTCTCATAGGCCACAGAGGTTTGCGTCATGCCTGCTAACGAATCACCTACCCCTGGGTCTCACCTCCTCCATCTGCAAGGTCATCAGTGTCAGCCACCCTTCCTAGCAGGTTACAAAGGTCAGCCCAGCCCTTCCTAGGGAGATGAGACCatgtccagcctccagagccagAAGCATAGGCCTGGTGGGCCACACTCACTCCCAGTGACAGACAGTAACCATAGTTTCCAAGAAGCCCAATGCTTGGCAAGTTAAAAATCTCAGATTTCCAGGGGAAGGTGGTCAACCGGGGTATAACTGCCTCAGGGAGGAAGTTCCAGGGGGGTGAAAAGGTGGGAGGGTGTGACAAACATAGGAAGGGAGGCGCTCTGGGAGGGAGACCCCCACCTCGGGCAGAggtctggggagagggaaagcaCACAGGCTGGCTCCAGTCACTCCACTGGCCCACATAGTGCTGTTCCTCCGCCAGGTCATCCTCCGGCGAGGCCATCTGGACGCGCAGCCTGGCCTCGTAGCTGGAACCAGGGTCCAACTCGATGGCTTCGAGCCTGAGCCAGGTCACCCCAAAAATGTGATCCCTGTGCTGGGCCTGCTGTGGGGTAGAGAACAGTTATCATTTGCTGAGGGTGACAGGGTCCATCAGCCCTCaagaacacacatgcacacacacaaccacacacacaggcacacacgcagGCACACGTACACACACTGACACTCATCTACCCCCATGTGCGCTTGCACACACAAACACGCTCACTACACTCACACTCATATATGTAGGcatacccggtgctcatcacacaTATAAAGGCACATATTCACGTACACACAGGTACACTCACATACAAATGCACACGTGCACAGTCACACTCCTGACTCTGGCCACCTCCCCTCCTCATTATTCCAAGTTGGCATCTCCCGAGTGGCCCTTGGCTGCTGCTCCCAGAAGAGAGAGGCCCCTGGAGTAGTCAGCCCAGCGTTACCTCCCAGGTCTCCCCCTGCCTCTTGAAGGCCAGCTCATAGCTGAGCATGGAGATCAGAGGCTCCAAAGCAGGACTGACGCTCCAGGTCAGGACACAGTAGTCAGAGCTGACATTGCTCTGCAAATCAGAGGGAGGGTCCAGCTTCACTGAAACAGAATGAGGCCACGTGAGGGTGTGCGTGTCAGCGTGCCCAGCACCGGGGGTCCGAAAAATGCTGGGGGCAGGGAATGGTCAAGGCCCTTCCAGACAAGGGGCCTCACTGGGAGGCAGGTCTCCGTCTCCTCCCTGCTGCTGTCTCCCAGTAGGCCTCAGGTGGGACGAGATGACAGTGAGTTCCTATGGCCCCTGCAGCCATAAGCTTCCCAGGGTCTTACTGGACTTCTTCCTACTGTGACTGAAGTGTATTTCAAGTGACTCAAGTTGTACCCTTGCCCCGACTTACGGCCCTGAGTCTTCGTCCTCCTCCTGAACCCTACCTCTCCACTAACCAGtgggcccctccctcccaggggcCCTGCTCGCTCATAGCCCTGGGTGTCTCTTAGCAGGGACAGAGAGCACCCGCTGAGCCGTGGAGGTTAAGGGCAATGGgaccctgcccccaacccccatgaAGCCAGGATGTTCCCCACCAAAGCACCCTACCCAGGCCTCACCATGTCTCCGGGGCAGGTACTGTGGGTCCACCAGGCTGACCTGCTCCTTCCCAGAGACGTAACGGTGGAAAGTGATGGTGAAGTTGTCAGAAGGCACAAGCACCTCCTCAGGCGGCAGCACCAGAGTGCACTCGCTGGCCCGGAAGACACATCTGTGATTGCTGCCCACGGCGTGGTTGCTGGAAAGGGTACATGTCGCCACCAAGGGGCCACTGCACCAGCCCAGCCCCTACTGCTGCTATTATGGGGACCCATTCTCACcactggcccctggcccctgcccaggTGGGCCTGGCCCTCCAGCCTCACCTGGTAAAGAGGAGCCAGGGACTGGGGCCCTGACCCAGCTCTACAGCCGACCAGTGGCAGTCGATCCTTAGGATGTTGTTGTTGAGGCAGATGAAAGATCCAGCCCCGAGCCCTGGGAACAGTGACGTTTGGGAGCTCACGACGGCTGCTTCAGGGCAGGATTAGTACCTAGCAGCTGACACTCTGACAGGGCAGTCCCCTGAGAATGATCCCAGGACAATGCAtcaagggcagggctgggaggtgaTGGGCTCTGACCCATGGTGCATGGGTGGGAATGAAGTCCAGGGTGGTCCCTGGAGGACAGCCCCAAGCACAGCTCGAGCCAAAGCCTTCCCTGGGGAGTGAGACAGATGACAGCCCTGCCCCCCAAGCCCTCCACCCCCTGGCCTCACACAGACACCAGTGCCcagccctcacctcctccttccccatgGATGGAGACTCCCAAGCCAACCCAAGGGCTGACGCACGTGCAGATCAGGAGCCAGGTACTCAACTCCCGCATCAGGGCCTCAGTCTCCAAGGTCCATCCTGCAAGGAACTGGGCTGAGAGCACCCCCCTGGGGACACTCACCATGAGGGCTGCTCTCTGTGGGGAGAACCCCCCTGATAGGTACTCACCGTGAGGGCTCCCCCTGTGAGGCATGCTCCCCATGAGGTCCACTCCCTATGGAGTGTGCTCCTCACTGACAGCTCTGAGTGGGTCACCACCAATACCCTCACCATGTCTCATGACAGGGATTGGACACCACTGCCTGAGCTGCTCCCataagaaactgaagctcagaaagataCATCGGCCAGACCAAAGATTCGTGGCTACAGCATATAGCATGGTGCCCTCCAACCCAGATCTTCTGGTGGGTTCTGGACTCTGAACCAGCTATGTGTCTGAGTCTGCCTACACGTTTCTTCTCTGGGACAGGCATCCTCTGCCAATACAGCCCCCTGTTGCTGGGCCCAGGTCCTGTCGTGCAAGGAAGGCAGGGTAAGGGTAACTTGTGCCGACTGCGTAGCTTGCCTCATACACTTGAGTTCCCACAGCAGCCCTGCGAGGTAGAAAGACCGTCCCTACACACAGACAAGCAAGCTGAGTCCCAAGGAGGGGAAATgccttgcccagggtcacacagccaacGTCTACACATCCTGTCTCCTTAAACAAAGACCCAGGATTAGGTAGGAGGATCGCAGTGGCGTGTCCTTGCAACAAAACTGCACTCCCTAAGCTCTGCCGATCTCATCCCCGTTTAGAAGGTGCCGGTCCTGCGAAGGAGAGCACCCCAAGAGAGGAGTGCCAGCCTGAGCAACAGGATCCCTGGGGGGACCAGGGGTAAGCTGGAGACGAAGGGACTGGGTGTTCACAAGTGCCTGGGTGCTGGGAGGCTGTTGACTTCCTATCACCCTATTTGTAGCTCCAGATGGTGCGCTGATAGTTCCTAAGCAGGAAGCAGGGCCAGCCTGGTTATGCAAGCCTGATGGGTGATAAGGAGGCAAAAAAGCAGCACAGACCACAGCACGTAAACCTTGAAGGAGCCTGCACACACGCAGGGGGGCAGACACCACCCCAACACCCCAGCAGCCTAGCCATGTACCCACAGGACTGACCCCTGTTAAGATCCATGCTCAGGAAGACTGCACCCTTTCCTAGCAAGCAGCGTCACCTAGCAGCCCCAGCCACAGCATGGGAGGCTGTAGCGAGtttacccccgccccccagcgtCTGTCCCCTCCTGCACAGTGATTGGGTGGAGACGGGGGAGCAGCCGGACAACAGCCCATGGTCAGGGTGTGTAGTGACAGGATCAGAGCGAGCATCAGGTCGGGGGGCCTGAGGCACAGCAGCCACTTCAAGCTGAAGAGCTAACCCAGGCCCCAGTGGAAGGAGCCCTCCGTCTACGCGGAATTGGGCCAGCTGGACCAGACCATCCCAGATGGTTCAAGAGCACAGGGTAGGGTGGCTCCAAGCTCAATAGGCCCCAGAGCAGGGACAACTGAGAGCTACCAGGGCCAGGACCCACCCTGTGGGAGCAGCGGAGACCTATGCAGGGCCACCTGGGGGGATGGTCCCTGCTTCTCCTCCGAGAACTCTTCCCACAGAGAATGCTTCTGTCTCTACAAAGTGAGCTGGGCAGGGTGGCGTGCCGCCCCACACCTGGCACCTGGCACCTCTGTTCTTAGCATGTGTCCGGCCAGTTGCCACGAAAGCCTGGGCACCActggcctctgtctcctctgggCTACCCACGTCCTTGACAACAGAAACTGGGCCAGGCAGTGTAGAAACCCCCATCCGCATACTCCGCGGTCCTGGAACAGGCACTGGGATGACACGAGGGAGATCTAATCACAGCTCAGACAACCCCGGACCATCTCACAGGATGGCTGtcagagcaggaggagggaagcCAGTGTCTGCCCCTCGCGCCAATCTTGCCAGGGAGCGCGGCTGacgccagcccccagccctgcccctcccccatcaggtCTGCGGCCACCGCCTTCAGCCCACAAGCACTCTGGTCCCTTCTCAGGACACATCTCCTCCATGACCCTCCTCAGGGTCAAGTCCATGAGGTCTGACCACTAGGGCCTCCCAGATTTCCTGCCCTGGTTTCCTGGCCCGCCACCAAGTTAAGGGCTGCCTTATAGCTGGACTCCTGCATCAGAACCTTCACACACTGCCACAAGGAAGTATGCTGCGGGGAAAGGTTTCCAGACAGACTCAGACCCTCACCTTCCCTGGCCCTCACACCCCGAGCACTCACCTGATGCCGAGGAATCCCTGCCAGATGAGGGTGCCTGCAGACCATCCTCCAAGTTGGCTTCATGCAGATTACTGCATCCACTTAGTGTCCCCTCTTAAAcagtctatatttttatttttttaagtttacttatttatttatttggggggagggaggggggagagagagagcgagcgagagagcatgcgagcgagcaagggaggggcagagagagagagagcgagagagggaatcccgagcagactccacacccagtacaggccccaacatggggctccgtgtatcaactgtgagatcattacctgagataaaaccaacagtcagatgcttaaccaactgagccatccaggctcccagactatatatatatatatatatatatatatatatatatatatatttttttttttttttttttttttttttttttttttttttttaatggaactcaCTCTAGGTCTCCTGCTGGTCTAATCCACCTCACACTGTCTCCTCTGCCCGACTTCCTTCCGTATCACATGCCCCCTCCTTCATGAAGCACTCCCCAAGCTCCCTAGGGTCTCTCTGGCCAGACCAGACATGACAAAGCAAAGCCAGTCAGCTCATGACAGAAGCAGGGTAGCAGGTAGTGCTGTGGGAGCAGCACAGAATAAGGGTGTTGACACAGTTCtctttggggggcctgggggttAAATGGAGCAAAACGAGGCACCTTCTCTTCCTGCACGTGTTAACTGACCTCCTCTGCCCAGAAACTCCCTCATAGCACCTTTGCGGCCATGTCAGCAAACCTCACTGCTAAGCTGCCTCTTTACACAAGGCTCTTCCAGGGTGAGACACTGTCTGATTTATGTTGTGCCCCCTGCACCTAGCCCCAACAGGGTAAGAAATGCATCCCGAATCTCCCTACAGACACTGACCTTGCCTTGAAATGGTGTTGATGCTTTGGGCCCCTGGGAGCAGGACTCTGGATGTTACTTGAGCACAAATCCTCATCTCCCCTTCTTCTGCTTGGCAGAGTTGATCCTCCTTCTGGAACCCCACCCTCACATGCTGCCACCCATAGCTCCAAAGGAGCGATCCCAAGACTCTGGCTTCTCTTCTGCCCGAAGGCCCCCCAAGGGCATGGGGGTTTGAAGAGGTTTTGCCAGCCGCAGGGCCTGGTCTTCATCTCCACTCATGGCCATCGCAATCTCAGACCATCTGGCCCCAGAACCACCCCTCGCTCAGTTATTGAGGAAGCAAAGTCTTCCATACCTAAAACTCAACGTGACAAACTCAGATCCTTCCCTCTGCCCAATGGTACTCAGGCCAGGTAGTGATAGCCTGTCATTCTTCAGCAAATACTGCCAACATGCTGTCTCTTGGAGACATCCAAGACCAGGACACCCGAGGAGGTAAAACTAGGGCGATGCTCCCAACCGCTTCAAAGTCCATCCACAGGCTCCTCCCAGGGCCCAGGGATGGCCTGCTGTCTGCCACTCTCTGCCATCCACTCATGCTGACTTGAGTGTTGAGAAGTCCAAATCACAGACTCACCTTCCCAGATGCATCTGCTGGGTCCCATGGCAAGTCGGAgggccccccccaccaccaacctCCAGACCTGGAGGTGACCGCTCCTGTGTTTGCAGCGACGTCTCTCTGCCTGATTCAGGATATAACTGCAGTGAGCAGTGACGTGAGCCTCCCACGGCAGGCTGACACAGGCCGCCCACATCTGAAACCACGATGCAGATCAGAGCAGCTGTCCCAAGTGGGGTTGAGAGACAACTGCTACCACTAATCATAAACCCGGGAACTAGAAGGTGGGATGATCCTTCTTTCCCCATGACACCAAAGGTAGGCTTTGGTGATTCGACCTTTGATTGGTGGGGTGTCTGCTGCATTCCTCCCAAGAAACACCACTGGAGAGATTGttaaacacaaaattaatatcttctcagttaaagaaaaacaaatgatacaaaagaaaagtaagaacaaGACTCCCCTTTATTTCACCCCAGAGGGAGCCTCTGCGAGACGTTAGGCACAAGTCCTTCCAGACAAAGCTGAAGCTCAAACAAatggacatttttaaagattttttattttcaatgtttatttatttttgagagagagagagagaaagagagagcatgagcaggggaggggcagagagagagggagacacagaatccgaagcaggatccaggctctgagctgtcagcacagagcccgacacggggctcgaacccacgaaatgagagatcatgacccgagccaaaatggatgcttaaccgactgagccacccaggacatttttaatgaattcatACTGTGCTGAGCTTTGCAGGCTCTTTGTTCCTCTGGCTATTCTCAACATCCTTCTAGGTCAGCACATAAAAGCCTTTCATATGCCTTTAAGGGTAGCACATGACATGGCTCAATAATCCCGCTGATGGACCTGTGGATTGCTGCctatatgttttttgtttcttgagatataTACCATTATATTAATTTCCAGTGCACATATGCAACTTTAAACAAGGCAGTGAACAAGTCTGGGCATGGACCTTAACTCATCAGAATGAGTACTTCTATACAAATCATTGCTAgaggtaaggggtgcctgggtggctcagttggttaagcgtctgacttcagctcaggtcatgatctcacggtttgtgggttcaaacgccacgtcaggctctgtgctgacagcccagagcctggagctcgctttggattctgttgtctccctctctctacccttcccccgttcattttctctctctctctcaaaaataaatgaacactaaaaaaaaaaaattataattgctaGAGGTGGAACTGTGAGGTCTTAggttcagcatttaaaaatactgatccTGCCAAGTGACATTCCAAAAACATACCAACTTCTACTCACAACAGAAATGTAAGAATGCCTGTCGCCAGCCGTGTACATTATcaatcttttaaatctttgcctGTCTGATAGGCAAAGATACCTCAGGGTTGCTTTCATTTACACTTCACTGATTATTAGTGAAGATAtgcatcttttcatttacttatcgGGTCTGTGCTCCTTGGGGtaccaaataaggtcacagtTCAACATGCAGCATGTGTGTGCTCTGTGCATCAAAACATCTTGGGCAAGTTTCAAATACCCCAGAGCTACAGCTCTGGGGTCTGAGGACACCAGGACCCACAGAGAGATGAACTCAAAGGCTCCAGCTCACACAACACCTTAGGAATGGCCAGACACATAAATCATACATCTTTCCACTTTAAAATTTAATCAGCTTGGCCCACATCTTCTGTACGACAAgcacatatgtgtatattgaCTGAAGCTTCTCTAGTATCCTTAGAAAGAgagcttccttctctctttcaggGTCCCTCTCTCACCTTGTTGAAACTAGGATTTGCTACCTTAAGTCCAGCAGACCACACCATCCACACCATGACCCCTAAGGTAGAGACCACAAAAGCtggaaaaggaggaaatcctggaaggaaaaaaagctaGAGAGGAGAGCACCAAATTCTACATCTAAACTCTACATAtgtacagacagacagacatatatACACTATACCAAAATCTCTGGATGACCCTCTGAACTATATGTATACAGGCCAACTCTAAACAGCCCAGCTAAGGTTAAACAGCCTGAGCAGAAGTTTCAGCGGCTGCCTACCTCAGAGACACAAAAGTTTACGCTCtgctttatatataaattaaaaaatcaacactCTCCAGAGAAACATAACAGAATCTAGTATCTATGGTCTATATCATTCATAATTTCCAAGATGAATCCAAGAGCATTAGACATAAGAACAGAAGTACGTGATCCACACTTAAGAAGAAAGGTAATCAATGCACACAGACTCCCAGGACTAAGTTGTTGGAAACAGCACAGGTTTTAAAGCAGCTACTCTAACTATGCTCGAAGATGTAAAGGAAAATATGGTTCCAACGGATAAACAGGAAATACGGGAGGAGAAACACACACTATAAAAAAGAACCACAAGGAAAGTATATGAGAAAAATAcagtatctcattttttttttatgacatttatttgtttttgagagagagacacagcacgagcaggggaggggcagagagagagggagacacagaatccggagcaagctccaggctctgagctgtcagcacagagtccgacgcggggctcaaacttacaaaccgtgagatcatgacctgagcagaagtcagacacttaaccgactgagccacccaaacgcccctctcgttttgtattattatttttatctatctatctatctatctatctatctatctatctattatttacttattttattttcaagagagaatgcaagttcatgagcaggggagaggggcagagggagacagagaatcttaagcaggctccacactggcatggagcctgacttggggctcaatcccgtgaccctgggatcatgatctcagctgaaatcaagaatcactcagccaactgagtcatcaggtgccccaaacacagtaacttaaataaaaagaatgcatcGTAACAGTGCAAAGTACTAGGAAAACAGGTAAGAGAGGACATCAGTGAAAGTCAACACAGTGCCCTTCCTGGATGATAGGAGGGAGCCAAGGAGAGTTCTGGAAAATCACTAGGATTAGTCAGAGTCCTAAATATGAAGCAGccctatatattcttttttttccttaacctaGTAGCAGTGCATCTCCATcattacaaaacaagaaaagtggACGCTGAATGTCACATTTTCAAGGCACAGTGTAGATTATTTCATCATCAACTGGATGGCAAAGGGCTGTTTAGGATGCAATGACACCTCAGCTGGTCAACATTATCAGCCTAAGCACTAAGTCACTGGCACTATTCTCCATACACCAcagaatttcttcaaaaaaactaaatacaaaaatgaaGCAACCATATTAAATTACTTAATGCCTCATTTGTTAACCAAGCCAGGAAAACCACTTTCTGACAATGACTTGCATTTACTTGCAGCAGCTGAAGAAGTCAGGTCCAGAGAACATGAATGTAAGACTATAGgcgttttggaaaacagttgttCTAAAACCTAAAGACACTGAAAGCAACAGCAATAGTCAAACAAAAATGAGGCAAATGAGGGGCACcaaggtagctcagtcagttaaacatcggacttttgatctcggcttgggtcaggatctcaccatcatgagatcaagccccacgtcgggcctgACACTGGcagcgcggggcctgcttgggattctctccctccctccctctctgcccctctcccgctcgcacgctctctctcaaaatcaataaacttaaaaaaaattttttttaatgaggaaaatgatTTGAAGTAATTTTCCTTGAATCATGATGAATCCACAGATGTTACTGATTCTGCTCAACTGTTTCTTCCACGAGTCAATGCCTCAGCACTGAGCTGAGAAGCAACTGAAGAATTAGCCTGTATGCATGGTCTGTGGAACAGCCCAACAACTGCAAACACGAATATTTTCAAAGTtgagaaaacactaattcagtaGAACACGGATTAGAACCTGCTAAAGCGTAATACGGCAAATCCTTTGTGGAAATTGTGTCTCTCATCAGTACTGACTCTATTCAATCTACTGGTAACATCAACAGTTAACTTCATTTGCTCTCAGGCACTTAACCAGCTTTACCAGATGCATATTTGTAATCTACTTTGATGACAAGAAACGCTACCTTTGAACCCCAGTCACGCAAAATGATATCCATTCTTTTCATCAGTAGACCACCATCATAAAATGCTGTACACAATTACTACGgttacattttgaatttagtcTATAAAAAAATTACGGAAGTTTCTTTTCCTAGATTTTGATTCTTGCCCCATGAAgtgtatttactatctggccctctACAGAAAGAGTCTGTAAACCCCTGAAATTGACAATCATTACCACCATTTTGCACATGACAAAATAAAGGCAGAGGTTCAGCGATCTGACTGAGGTCCCCCAGCTAAGCGGACATGCAGGCTAACATCAGCGCACACGATATTCACCACTGACCCAACAGCAAACACACAGAGAAGATCTGAGGAAATAAAACTGATGGCATACGTAGGAGATACTGAACCACCCACGTTATAAAATCACATTGGTACAACCAGAACAAGCTGTTTTAGAATCTAACCAATCAGAGACGATGGGCTCAGGACCTGGCCTATGTGTcatggcaaaaagaaaaccatcGTGTCAAACTTAAAGATTAATCACTTCTGGGAAAGATACCAAGTCTCAAAAAAAGTACAAATCTGTCTTAGAGGCATAAATTTATAGCTCATGATTTCACAAGTGAGACTTTATTATTAAGAGAtttggaaggggtgcctgggtgactcagttgaacatccaactcttaattttggctcaaggtcatgatcatggtttgtgagattgagccccacgtcaggtttcctgctggggatcctctctctgcccctccccagttcatggcgcgcgtgctcgctctctctcctctctctctctc
It contains:
- the IL9R gene encoding interleukin-9 receptor isoform X4, which encodes MWAACVSLPWEAHVTAHCSYILNQAERRRCKHRSGHLQVWRLVVGGALRLAMGPSRCIWEGLGAGSFICLNNNILRIDCHWSAVELGQGPSPWLLFTSNHAVGSNHRCVFRASECTLVLPPEEVLVPSDNFTITFHRYVSGKEQVSLVDPQYLPRRHVKLDPPSDLQSNVSSDYCVLTWSVSPALEPLISMLSYELAFKRQGETWEQAQHRDHIFGVTWLRLEAIELDPGSSYEARLRVQMASPEDDLAEEQHYVGQWSDWSQPVCFPSPQTSARGPLLSPRGQPDGTLVAVPVFLLLTSLTCLLFKLSPRVKRSFYQNVPSPVAFFQSLYSVHNGDFQTWIGAHRTGLLPSQDCVGSPRRASESSVQEAIAWLTYGPVDPAWQSVVLEEEEKGPCLGLPEAVLLAGRVAQGEQPPAYLPQEDWVPGSPTRPALPQAEGSSGDYCALGCPGACHPSTFPGRMQSSGPSLALACGLSRDQQSLDATQGGTCVGVGHREEQDPGECVA
- the IL9R gene encoding interleukin-9 receptor isoform X2, whose protein sequence is MWAACVSLPWEAHVTAHCSYILNQAERRRCKHRSGHLQVWRLVVGGALRLAMGPSRCIWEGWTLETEALMRELSTWLLICTCVSPWVGLGVSIHGEGGGLGAGSFICLNNNILRIDCHWSAVELGQGPSPWLLFTSNHAVGSNHRCVFRASECTLVLPPEEVLVPSDNFTITFHRYVSGKEQVSLVDPQYLPRRHVKLDPPSDLQSNVSSDYCVLTWSVSPALEPLISMLSYELAFKRQGETWEAQHRDHIFGVTWLRLEAIELDPGSSYEARLRVQMASPEDDLAEEQHYVGQWSDWSQPVCFPSPQTSARGPLLSPRGQPDGTLVAVPVFLLLTSLTCLLFKLSPRVKRSFYQNVPSPVAFFQSLYSVHNGDFQTWIGAHRTGLLPSQDCVGSPRRASESSVQEAIAWLTYGPVDPAWQSVVLEEEEKGPCLGLPEAVLLAGRVAQGEQPPAYLPQEDWVPGSPTRPALPQAEGSSGDYCALGCPGACHPSTFPGRMQSSGPSLALACGLSRDQQSLDATQGGTCVGVGHREEQDPGECVA
- the IL9R gene encoding interleukin-9 receptor isoform X5 codes for the protein MWAACVSLPWEAHVTAHCSYILNQAERRRCKHRSGHLQVWRLVVGGALRLAMGPSRCIWEGWTLETEALMRELSTWLLICTCVSPWVGLGVSIHGEGGGLGAGSFICLNNNILRIDCHWSAVELGQGPSPWLLFTSNHAVGSNHRCVFRASECTLVLPPEEVLVPSDNFTITFHRYVSGKEQVSLVDPQYLPRRHVKLDPPSDLQSNVSSDYCVLTWSVSPALEPLISMLSYELAFKRQGETWEQAQHRDHIFGVTWLRLEAIELDPGSSYEARLRVQMASPEDDLAEEQHYVGQWSDWSQPVCFPSPQTSARGPLLSPRGQPDGTLVAVPVFLLLTSLTCLLFKLSPRVKRSFYQNVPSPVAFFQSLYSVHNGDFQGTWATCI
- the IL9R gene encoding interleukin-9 receptor isoform X1 translates to MWAACVSLPWEAHVTAHCSYILNQAERRRCKHRSGHLQVWRLVVGGALRLAMGPSRCIWEGWTLETEALMRELSTWLLICTCVSPWVGLGVSIHGEGGGLGAGSFICLNNNILRIDCHWSAVELGQGPSPWLLFTSNHAVGSNHRCVFRASECTLVLPPEEVLVPSDNFTITFHRYVSGKEQVSLVDPQYLPRRHVKLDPPSDLQSNVSSDYCVLTWSVSPALEPLISMLSYELAFKRQGETWEQAQHRDHIFGVTWLRLEAIELDPGSSYEARLRVQMASPEDDLAEEQHYVGQWSDWSQPVCFPSPQTSARGPLLSPRGQPDGTLVAVPVFLLLTSLTCLLFKLSPRVKRSFYQNVPSPVAFFQSLYSVHNGDFQTWIGAHRTGLLPSQDCVGSPRRASESSVQEAIAWLTYGPVDPAWQSVVLEEEEKGPCLGLPEAVLLAGRVAQGEQPPAYLPQEDWVPGSPTRPALPQAEGSSGDYCALGCPGACHPSTFPGRMQSSGPSLALACGLSRDQQSLDATQGGTCVGVGHREEQDPGECVA
- the IL9R gene encoding interleukin-9 receptor isoform X3, whose product is MRICAQVTSRVLLPGAQSINTISRQGWTLETEALMRELSTWLLICTCVSPWVGLGVSIHGEGGGLGAGSFICLNNNILRIDCHWSAVELGQGPSPWLLFTSNHAVGSNHRCVFRASECTLVLPPEEVLVPSDNFTITFHRYVSGKEQVSLVDPQYLPRRHVKLDPPSDLQSNVSSDYCVLTWSVSPALEPLISMLSYELAFKRQGETWEQAQHRDHIFGVTWLRLEAIELDPGSSYEARLRVQMASPEDDLAEEQHYVGQWSDWSQPVCFPSPQTSARGPLLSPRGQPDGTLVAVPVFLLLTSLTCLLFKLSPRVKRSFYQNVPSPVAFFQSLYSVHNGDFQTWIGAHRTGLLPSQDCVGSPRRASESSVQEAIAWLTYGPVDPAWQSVVLEEEEKGPCLGLPEAVLLAGRVAQGEQPPAYLPQEDWVPGSPTRPALPQAEGSSGDYCALGCPGACHPSTFPGRMQSSGPSLALACGLSRDQQSLDATQGGTCVGVGHREEQDPGECVA